The Nitrososphaerota archaeon genome includes a window with the following:
- a CDS encoding DUF488 domain-containing protein: MQRRSSDKTVIYTIGYGARSKASFLHLLRKHKIEVLVDVRRWPSSKIEEFRRDFMERWLQESSIRYVWMGSSLGGFRKGGYEKYMADAEFQNGVKELLKIASQNRVCIMCREVSPKGCHRKYIARYLRGLGVVVKHIMSDKKVVDDVELI, translated from the coding sequence TTGCAGCGAAGAAGCTCAGATAAAACCGTGATCTACACCATAGGCTACGGCGCGAGGAGTAAAGCGAGTTTTCTACATCTATTGCGCAAGCATAAGATAGAGGTTCTAGTGGATGTTAGAAGGTGGCCTAGCTCAAAGATCGAGGAGTTCAGGCGGGATTTTATGGAAAGGTGGCTTCAAGAATCCTCGATAAGATATGTGTGGATGGGAAGTAGTCTAGGCGGTTTCAGAAAAGGTGGCTACGAGAAGTATATGGCTGATGCTGAGTTCCAAAATGGGGTTAAAGAGCTGCTTAAAATCGCTTCGCAGAATAGGGTGTGTATAATGTGTCGAGAGGTCAGCCCTAAGGGTTGTCATAGAAAGTATATCGCAAGATATCTACGAGGCTTAGGAGTGGTGGTTAAGCATATAATGTCAGATAAGAAGGTTGTCGATGATGTTGAGTTGATCTAA
- a CDS encoding DUF362 domain-containing protein: MKANKGVVRPAEVYIIKTVDRGDGVKRILSKFNLSDYRDKKVFLKANFNSADPYPASTHLDTLRTIIASLKSQEVNEMIIGERSGMGDTRMVLERLGVFELAAKAGVKVEVLNDNPLSRWVKVEPDGTHWLRGFYLPKSLFEADRVIQTCCLKTHRFGGHFTMSLKNSVGLVAKNVPGELYDYMVELHTSPYQRLMIAEINAFYKTDLVILDALSGFATGGPESGRVIQPNLIIASTDRVAIDAVGAAILRRFGSTPDVMKGRIFELEQIKRAAEIGVGVGSADDIKLIPLDEKSKEEVEWIEEVLQKQG, encoded by the coding sequence ATGAAGGCGAATAAGGGGGTTGTGAGACCAGCAGAGGTTTACATAATTAAAACTGTTGATAGGGGTGATGGTGTTAAGAGAATCCTTTCAAAATTTAATCTATCTGACTATAGGGACAAAAAAGTTTTCTTAAAAGCCAACTTTAATAGCGCAGACCCATATCCAGCATCCACACATTTAGATACGCTCAGAACGATTATCGCCTCTCTAAAAAGCCAAGAGGTAAATGAGATGATTATTGGTGAAAGAAGTGGGATGGGAGATACCCGCATGGTTTTAGAGCGGTTGGGCGTGTTTGAATTAGCTGCTAAAGCGGGGGTAAAAGTAGAGGTACTTAACGACAATCCTTTGAGTAGATGGGTTAAAGTAGAGCCGGATGGTACGCATTGGTTAAGAGGCTTCTATCTGCCGAAGAGCCTTTTTGAAGCTGATAGAGTGATTCAGACGTGCTGTTTAAAGACACATAGGTTTGGAGGGCACTTCACGATGTCGCTAAAGAATTCAGTAGGGCTTGTCGCAAAGAATGTGCCAGGGGAACTTTACGACTACATGGTTGAGCTGCATACTTCACCTTACCAGAGACTTATGATCGCCGAGATCAACGCCTTCTATAAGACTGATCTAGTGATCTTAGATGCTTTATCTGGTTTCGCTACGGGAGGACCAGAGAGTGGAAGAGTAATCCAACCAAACTTGATCATAGCCAGCACCGATAGAGTTGCTATAGATGCTGTCGGTGCTGCTATATTGAGAAGGTTCGGCTCTACACCAGATGTTATGAAAGGCAGAATCTTCGAGCTTGAACAGATCAAGAGGGCTGCTGAAATAGGCGTTGGTGTAGGCTCTGCCGATGATATAAAACTTATACCTCTTGACGAAAAGAGCAAAGAAGAAGTCGAGTGGATAGAAGAAGTTCTACAGAAGCAAGGTTAG
- a CDS encoding 4Fe-4S dicluster domain-containing protein → MSTQKTTFKEFYHAVVDSGQCCGCGSCVAVCPQTALTYLYEETLPALVGKCTDCGVCFKACPRYNFNVADVERMLFNRTSEGESFGVHQSILAARSRDPDVLKVCQDGGLVSSLLIWSLENGVIDAAIVAGFNPETWEARPRLVRTKAEVLSSAGTRYTYSPNNLLLREAGAKGIRVAFVGTGCEVEAVRKMQYNKLRKSVGTVVFTIGLMCHESYSMSGLIDKKIRGELGIEPSQIAKMNIKGKIIIETKDGRVAEIGLKEARQYVRKGCFYCGDFSAELADISAGGAGAQGWTICVVRTDQGKNVLESAVKAGYIETEPIEKHKASYDTVVKLSAIQRNRRAKALSSPS, encoded by the coding sequence ATGTCTACACAGAAAACAACATTCAAAGAGTTTTACCACGCGGTAGTTGATAGCGGTCAATGTTGTGGCTGCGGCTCCTGTGTTGCGGTCTGCCCCCAAACAGCACTAACCTACCTCTATGAGGAAACATTACCAGCCCTAGTAGGGAAGTGCACTGATTGTGGTGTCTGCTTTAAGGCCTGCCCACGCTATAACTTCAATGTTGCTGATGTGGAGAGGATGCTCTTCAACAGAACGAGTGAAGGAGAATCCTTTGGTGTGCACCAGAGCATACTTGCAGCCAGAAGCCGTGATCCAGATGTGCTTAAAGTGTGTCAAGATGGAGGGTTGGTGTCTTCGCTCCTCATTTGGAGTTTAGAAAACGGTGTAATTGATGCTGCTATAGTGGCTGGGTTTAACCCTGAGACCTGGGAGGCTAGGCCTAGATTAGTTAGGACTAAGGCTGAGGTTCTTTCATCTGCTGGAACACGGTACACCTATAGCCCTAATAACCTTCTGCTAAGGGAGGCTGGTGCTAAGGGGATCAGAGTAGCCTTTGTAGGAACAGGGTGTGAAGTTGAGGCGGTTAGGAAGATGCAGTACAATAAGTTGAGGAAGAGTGTAGGCACAGTAGTCTTCACAATAGGCTTGATGTGCCACGAAAGCTACTCTATGAGTGGGCTCATAGATAAGAAGATTCGAGGAGAGCTTGGAATAGAGCCTAGTCAGATAGCGAAGATGAACATAAAGGGTAAGATAATAATCGAAACAAAAGATGGTAGAGTAGCTGAAATAGGTCTGAAGGAAGCTAGGCAGTATGTGAGAAAGGGCTGCTTCTACTGCGGAGACTTTTCAGCAGAGTTGGCTGATATATCTGCTGGTGGAGCCGGTGCACAAGGTTGGACAATATGTGTAGTGAGAACAGACCAGGGCAAAAATGTCTTAGAGTCCGCTGTGAAAGCAGGTTACATCGAAACAGAACCCATAGAGAAACACAAAGCATCTTACGATACAGTAGTGAAGCTTTCAGCTATCCAAAGGAATAGGAGGGCTAAGGCTCTAAGCAGTCCATCTTAA
- a CDS encoding 30S ribosomal protein S13 yields the protein MSEFKHIVRIKGKDLDGSKKLVAALADLKGVGLNLAYAVINALRLDPKARLGFLSDAEINEIEKGLSDPSRIGIPTWKLNRRKSPDDGLNYHLIGADLEFAVRSDIEREKMIGSWRGVRHSLGLKVRGQRTRTTGRKGRTVGVRKSAS from the coding sequence TTGAGCGAGTTTAAGCACATAGTCAGGATAAAGGGTAAGGACCTCGATGGTTCGAAGAAGCTAGTGGCGGCGCTAGCTGATCTTAAAGGCGTTGGGTTAAATCTGGCATACGCTGTCATTAACGCTTTGAGGCTTGATCCTAAGGCTAGGCTAGGTTTCCTTTCCGATGCTGAAATTAACGAGATAGAGAAGGGGTTGAGTGATCCGAGTAGAATCGGAATTCCTACTTGGAAGCTCAACCGAAGGAAGAGCCCAGACGATGGGTTGAACTACCATCTTATAGGTGCTGACCTAGAGTTCGCTGTAAGAAGCGACATAGAGCGGGAGAAAATGATCGGTAGCTGGAGAGGCGTAAGACACTCACTTGGGTTAAAGGTTAGAGGGCAGAGAACCCGCACAACAGGCAGAAAAGGTAGAACCGTTGGGGTAAGAAAGTCGGCGTCGTGA
- a CDS encoding 30S ribosomal protein S4, producing MGDPKKPRKKYTRPRTPWRADLLAQELYLVGTYGLRNKRELWKAQTLLSKIRKQARMLLAAPPEIRAKREATLLTSLAKKGLVSTDATLDDVLSLTVENILARRLQTVVWRKGLASTPYQARQLITHRHIVIGDRVVTKPGYLVSVDEEPKVGFRADSPYKARLATLAATPASEEGE from the coding sequence ATGGGAGACCCTAAGAAACCTAGAAAAAAGTACACGCGACCAAGGACCCCTTGGAGAGCGGACCTACTAGCCCAAGAACTATACTTAGTCGGAACCTACGGGTTAAGAAATAAACGGGAACTATGGAAAGCTCAGACCCTTCTCTCTAAAATCCGTAAACAAGCAAGGATGCTTCTAGCAGCCCCTCCAGAGATTAGAGCGAAAAGAGAAGCTACACTTTTAACTTCGCTCGCTAAAAAGGGTCTGGTTTCTACAGACGCTACGCTTGACGACGTTCTCAGCCTCACTGTGGAGAACATCTTGGCAAGGAGGCTTCAAACAGTAGTCTGGAGAAAAGGGTTGGCTTCAACACCTTATCAAGCACGCCAACTTATAACACATAGGCACATAGTAATCGGCGATAGAGTTGTGACGAAACCGGGCTATTTGGTTTCGGTGGATGAAGAACCTAAAGTAGGGTTTAGAGCCGATAGCCCTTATAAAGCTAGGCTCGCCACATTAGCTGCCACACCCGCCTCTGAGGAAGGTGAGTAA
- a CDS encoding 30S ribosomal protein S11, whose amino-acid sequence MAQKEEPTKWGVAHIYSSYNNTIVHITDLTGAETIAFSSGGRHVKADRFESSPYAAMKSATAAAETAKAKGITHLHIKVRAVGGTGPRTPGPGAQAAIRALARAGFRIGRIEDVTPIPHDTTRKKGGRRGRRA is encoded by the coding sequence TTGGCGCAGAAGGAAGAGCCTACTAAATGGGGTGTAGCGCACATCTACAGCAGCTACAACAACACCATAGTTCACATCACAGATCTGACTGGCGCAGAAACCATCGCGTTCAGCTCGGGAGGAAGGCACGTCAAAGCAGATCGGTTTGAGTCCTCACCCTACGCAGCTATGAAGTCAGCGACCGCAGCGGCGGAAACAGCTAAGGCTAAGGGAATAACACATCTTCACATAAAAGTAAGGGCTGTGGGAGGCACAGGACCAAGAACACCTGGTCCAGGTGCACAAGCGGCTATTAGAGCTTTAGCTAGAGCTGGTTTCAGAATAGGTAGGATAGAGGATGTAACGCCTATTCCTCATGATACTACGAGGAAGAAGGGTGGAAGAAGAGGAAGAAGAGCCTAG